The segment TCGGCGGCCGAACAGCGGCTGAAGGCGAACGCGCTGGCCGGGGTGATCGACGATTATGCGCTGAACTTTGAAAGCGGCGAGCAGATGGCGGGGCGCTTTCTGGTGACGCGGCTCGATTATGCCGGGGATTATAATGGCGAGCGCAGCTACACGCTCAGCCTGGAAAGCTCTGGCCCGGTGACGGGCGCATGAGCGCGAACCCGGTACGCGGCGAGGCATCGTTGCGCGTACGCGGCGAGACGCTGGTGCTGCGCCCGAGCTTTGCCGCGCTGGTGGCGGCGGAGGGGGAACTGGGGCCGTTGTTTGCGCTTGTCGAACGCGCGGCGGCGGGCGGGCTTTCGCTGTCCGAAATGGTGGGGCTGTTCTGGCACTGCATCATGGCCCGCCCCGAATGGTTGACCCGTGATATTTTGGGCGAGGCGGTGACGGCGGCGGGGCTGGCGGCGGCAAGCCCCGTTCTGCGTCAGATGCTGCACCAGATATTGCAGGGGCGATGAGCGCGACGCTGGCCGAGAGCGCGGCGCGGCTGGCGGGGCTGGCCGGCGCGTTGCTGGGCTGGCGGCCGGACGAGTTCTGGCGCGCCACGCCCGCCGAACTGGCGGTGGTGCTGGAGGCGCTGGCGGGCGGTGGGGACACGGCGGGGACGCCGCCCGATGCGCAGACGATCACCCAATTGATGGAGATGTTTCCCGATGGATGAGGAAATCGAACGGCTGATCGTCAGCGTGCGCGGCGACACCCAGGGGTTTCAGCGCGACGTGGCGGACATGCGCGCGCAATTGGACGGGCCGCTGGCGCAGGGTGCCGATGCGGCCGGGCAGCGGATCGAAGGCGCGCTGCTCCGTGCGCTGCGCACCGGCAAGCTGGGGTTCGACGATCTGCGCCGGGTGGCGCTGGTGGTGATGAACGACATTGCGGCGGGCGCGATCCGCGGCGGGATCGGCGCGATCCTGGGCGGCGGTGGGCAAAACGGCGGGCTGGCATCGCTTGGCGCATCGATCATCGGCGCGCTGACGGGCGCGCCGGGGCGGGCGACCGGCGGGCCGGTATCGCCGGGACGCGCCTACCGTGTGGGGGAACGCGGGCCTGAGATTTTCGTGCCAACGGCCAGC is part of the Sphingomonas sp. C3-2 genome and harbors:
- a CDS encoding gene transfer agent family protein, which translates into the protein MSANPVRGEASLRVRGETLVLRPSFAALVAAEGELGPLFALVERAAAGGLSLSEMVGLFWHCIMARPEWLTRDILGEAVTAAGLAAASPVLRQMLHQILQGR
- a CDS encoding phage tail assembly chaperone; amino-acid sequence: MSATLAESAARLAGLAGALLGWRPDEFWRATPAELAVVLEALAGGGDTAGTPPDAQTITQLMEMFPDG
- a CDS encoding tail tape measure protein — encoded protein: MDEEIERLIVSVRGDTQGFQRDVADMRAQLDGPLAQGADAAGQRIEGALLRALRTGKLGFDDLRRVALVVMNDIAAGAIRGGIGAILGGGGQNGGLASLGASIIGALTGAPGRATGGPVSPGRAYRVGERGPEIFVPTASGRVEAGVGGAARDVRVAITVNAGSGADAPQALARSARQVARAVRGALMEA